A region of Nerophis ophidion isolate RoL-2023_Sa linkage group LG28, RoL_Noph_v1.0, whole genome shotgun sequence DNA encodes the following proteins:
- the LOC133544921 gene encoding gastrula zinc finger protein XlCGF8.2DB-like, translated as MCQVRKLRMLMEQRLNSVVEEIFGLFERTIADYEEELSRTKEEKERQQELLNAVFKPRVVLHRADVQQVSAESHEEIPSKQQEWSSSVGQKKLEPTPIEEEEELWEQLPSLKEVNDEDDINSEPDSIFAPLSDMDDMMSDLSDHSDHIQKHLESKNDSKGDTRHHTNNKHFDCTECGKSFRWKSDFTRHMRIHTGEKPFTCFVCKKSFSIKRDMTTHMRTHTGEKPFTCNVCKKSFSRNNHMTTHMRTHTGEKPFACSACAKRFNTKNTMISHMRTHTGEKPSTCCVCKKSFPTKHHITTHMRTHTGEKHFTCSVCKNSFSRKQDMTTHMRIHTGEKPFTCSVCKKRFPRKYHMTRHMRTHTGEKPFSCTVCDKTFRFRQQHCMKPQ; from the exons atgtgtcaggtCAGAAAGCTGAGAATGTTGATGGAACAGCGACTAAATTCTgtcgttgaagaaatatttggacTGTttgaaagaaccatagcagacTACGAGGAAGAACTTTCTCGGACGAAAGAGGAAAAAGAACGACAACAAGAACTACTGAATGCTGTTTTCAAACCTCGAGTTGTGCTACACAGAGCAG acgtccagcaggtgtcagcagagagtcatgaagagattccctccaagcagcaggagtggagctccagtgtgggacaaaAGAAGCTTGAGCCCACTCCtatagaggaagaagaagaactgTGGGAGCAGCTTCCAAGTTTGAAGGAGGTTAATGACGAAGATGATATAAactcagaaccagacagcatctttgctccactgtcagacatggacgaCATGATGTCAGACctttctgatcacagtgaccacatccaaaaacatttggagagtaaaaatgactctaaaggtgatacgagacatcacactaacaacaaacactttgactgcactgaatgtgggaaatcatttagatgGAAGAGTGATTTtacaagacacatgagaatacatactggagagaaaccttttacttgctttgtttgtaagaagagtttctccattaagcgtgacatgaccacacacatgagaacacacactggagagaaaccttttacttgcaatgtttgtaagaagagtttctccagaaataatcacatgaccacacacatgagaacacacaccggggagaaaccttttgcttgctcagcttgtgctaaaagattcaacactaagaatacaatgatatcacacatgagaacacacacaggtgagaaaccTTCCACTTGCTGTGTCTGTAAGAAGAGTTTCCCCACAAAGCATCACAttaccacacacatgagaacacatactggagagaaacattttacttgctctgtttgtaagaatagtttctccagaaagcaagacatgaccacacacatgagaatacacacaggTGAGAAACCTTTCACTTGTTCTGTATGTAAGAAGAGATTCCCCAGAAAGTAtcacatgaccagacacatgagaacacacactggcgagAAACCATTTAGCTGCACTGTGTGTGATAAAACATTCAGGTTTAGGCagcag cactgtatgaagcCACAGTga